In the Armatimonadota bacterium genome, TAGATGCCGGCCAGGATCCCGACGACGAAGGCCACCACCAGCGCCGCGCCCACCAGCCAGAGCGTGTTGCGCAGGCGCTCGCCCAGGATCGCGACCACCGGCGTCCCGTAGGTACGCGAGTAGCCCAGGTCGCCCCGCAGGGTCGAGCGCAGCCACTTGACGTAGCGGACGTAGACCGGGTCGTCGAGCCCGTAGTACTGGCGCAGGGCCTTGACGTCCTCCGGGCGGATCTCGGGGTTGCTGGCGGCGATCAGCTCCACCGGGTCGCCCGGCGTGGCCACCAGCAGGGTGAACACGAGGATCGACAGCCCGACCAGGATGATCAGGCCGTGCACCAGGCGGCGGAGCAGGAAGCGCTGCATGGGGCGATCGCCTGGGGCGGGGCGGGGGCGCCCGCCCCGCCCCCTAGGCTACTGCGACCACACCCAGTCCTTCGAGTTCCAGTTGATGTACGTCCCCGACAGCCCCGTCGGCTTGATCGGCGACAACCGTGCGTGGGCGGTGTTCAGTGCCAGGCGGAAGTACAGCGGAATCGACGGCAGTTCGTCGACCCAGATCTCCTGCTGGCGCTTCAGCAGCTGCACCCGCTTGGCCGCGTCGATCTCGGTGTTGATCTGCTCCAGTAACCGGTCGTTCTCGGCGTTGCGCCACCCCGGGTAGTTCTGCCCCTCCCAGTTGTTCTGGGCGCTGGGGATCTGGCTGGAGTGCCAGAGGGTGTAGCCAGTGGTGATGGGCTGCTGGAGCCAGGCGTACATCACCATGTGCGGGAACTGCCGGCGCGCCGTCACCTGGCCGAACAGCACGCTGGCCGGACGGTTGTCGATGCGCAGGTCGATGCCCACCGCCCGGAGCTGCTCCTTGAGGATCTGCTGGATCTGCTCCCGCACGGCGTTGCCAGCGGTGGTCATGATGCTCATCTCGACGCGCTGCCCGCGGCTGTCGCGGAGGATCCCGTCGGGCCCCGGCGTGAAGCCCGCCTCGGCCAGCAGCTGGCGCGCCCGGGCGGGGTCATAGGCGTACTTCCTGACGGCGGCGTTGTAGCCCTCGTGCCGTTCGGGCAGCCACGTGTGGGCCACCGGCTGCTTGCCGTAGAAGAGCTTCTGGCTCAGCTCCTCCCGGTTGATGGCGTGGGCCAGGGCCTGCCGCACACGCTTGTCCTTCAGCCACTCGTTGTCGAGGTTGAGGTCGATGTGCTCCCAGATGAGGGCCGGCGTGTAGTAGGTCTTCTGCTGGGGGTTGCGCCGTTCGATCTCCAGCATCTGCTCCAGGGAGAAGTTGTTGGTCTCGGTGACATCCACCTGGTTGGCAATGACGTTGGCCTGGAGCACGGTGGAGTCGAGGATGAACCGCCAGACCTGGCGCCGGATCTTGGGCGGGCCCTCCGGGTACTTGTCGTAGGCCTCGAGGGTGATGTGGCTGCCCGGCACCCATTCGACGAACTTGTACGGCCCGTTGCCGATGGGCGCCCGGGCCATCCGGTTGTTCCGCAGGCTGGCGGGGTCGCGCAGGTAATCCCGTTCCATCACGTGCCGCGGGTAGATCAGGCTGGCGCCGATGGGGTTGACGTTGGCGAACGGGTAGCGCTCGTTCCACTGCACCACCACGGTGTACGGGTCGGGGGCCAGCACGTTGTCGATCTTGCGCAGCACGAACCGGGACACCGTGGGCGTCCGCGGGTTGCGCAGCATCAGGTAGGTCCACGAGACGTCCAGGGCGGTGTAGGGCCTGCCGTCGTGCCAGGTGAAGCCCCGCTTGAGCTTGAACGTCACCTTCATCTTGTTCCCGGGCAGCAGCTGCCAGTCGCCGTCCTTGAGGGTGGGGATCTTCTGGACGGTGCCCGGGATCAGCTCCCACTTGTCGTTGTACCCCACCATGTCGGTGAACACCGAGTTGGTCACGGCCCGACCTGCGGCCATGGACCAGAAGTCCATGATGAGCCCGTCGGGTTCCTGGGCCATGCCGATCACGACGGTATCACGTCGTGGCTGCGCGCCCGCGCCAGGCACGCCCAGCCCGAGCGCCAGGGCCACCACGGCCACCAGCGCCAGGGCACGGGGCAGTCGACTTCTCGTCATTGTCCCTCTCCTCCTCGTGAGTACCGCGGCGAGTACCGCGGTGTGCGTTGGGGATCCCACTCGCTTCGTCGCGATGCCGGGCTCACGCCCCTCGTGTTAGTGCAAGCCGCGCAACAGCACCTCGAGCGGATCGTCGTCCAGCAGCCGGCCCTCCCGCCCGGCGGGCCGCTCGACCCGCGGCGGGCCCACGGCGATCTCCTCGTCCGCCACCGAAACACGGCGCACCGCCACAGGTGCACGGCCCCCAGCTCGTGGCGCCTCGGCCGCGCCGGCGGACGGGCCAGGGGCCTGACCCACCTTGCGCGCCTCCAGGAACCGCTCGACGTCGTCGAGCCTGATGCGGTAGACTTTCCCGATTCGTGATGCCGGCAGCATTCCCGTGCGGATGTACCGGTAGACTGTCAGCCGGTTGAGCTGCAGGTACCTGGCGACTTCCTCGACCGTCAGCATGCGGTCCCCGGCGAGATGCCCGGACGCCCTCGCGGCCGGGCGTCCGCGTGTGCCTTTGGTGGTTCCTGCCATGGCCTCTCGCCTCTGTATAGCAAGGCATACTATTGCATACTCAACACCACACGACAATCCCCTCTCCGAGGGCGTCGCCGGCCCACCCGGCGGTGCTTCGGAGGTGATCACGGATGCCGCACCCCCATGGTGGTGGCGCCGCAACCCTCACGAAAGGCACCTCAGCCGCCAGCGAGGTACAAGCTCCTGTGGCCCTCCAGCTCGGGCGCGCGCACCGCCTGCATTGCAGGCATGGTCAACCACGAGGGGCACCGTCTGGTCCCGGGTACGCACAACGAGTTGACGAAAGTTGATTGCGTGCGGGGACCTCGCCGGACGGGGACTATCGACACGCCCGCAAACGGCGGAACGTGAAGACGCGGAACTCCTGCACACGATGGCCCTTCAGCGTTACCACCACCGGGGACGTCTCCGTGATCCCGTCGAGACACCGCTCCAGGCTGAACCGATCCGGGGCGTAGGTGACGACCACCCCTGGGCGCCCCACATAGGCATCCACCGGGGGCCAGATCGAGCCGGGGATCGCATCCGGCAGCAAGAGGGCTGGGAACCTCTCACGGGTGTGGTACGCCAGCTGGGCGGCGACCTGGTAGCGGTCGGCCACCACGACCGCGCGTTCGCCCAGCGTGGCAGCCTCAGCCGCAACCCGCTTCCCGACCTCCTTCCAGCCGTAGAACTCCCGCGCGCCGGGCACCGGAGGGCCCCACGGCAGCAGCACCACCGCGGCGAACGCTGCCAGCATTGTCGCGTTCGCCAGGACCAGGCCCGTCACCCAGGGGCGCCAGAGTGCCGCCAGGGCCACCGCGAGCCCGAGGTATGCCGGGCCCATCCAGTGGCCGCGCGCTGCGCCAAACGGCGCCACGAGCAGCGGGGCGACCGCCGCCGGGAGCGCCGTCCAGAACAGGAACGCCCACCGCCGATCGGCCCGTCTGGCCCAGGCGGCCCACAAGGCCCACGCGAAGGCTGGCAGCATGAACAGCACCAGGGGCAGGTGCTGGGTCAGCAGGCGCCAGTAGGCGCCCGTACCGGGTGGTGCCCCGATCTCCCTTCGGTAGTGGACGAGGAAACGCACCGCCGCCCAGTCGTGGGCGATGTTCCAGGCGACCACGGGACTCAGCGCCAGCGCGGCCACGGCGGCCGCGAGGTACGGTCCGCGGCGGCGCAACCAGGCGCGGTCGGCGGCGAGCAGGTAGGCCAGCACCCCGGCGCCCAGCGTCACGGCATAGAGCTTGCTGAGCATCGCCACGCCCATCGCCACGCCGGCCCCACCCCACCATCGGCGGCGGCCCGCCAGCGCCCCCCACACCAGCCGCAGGGCGACGGTCCACGCCAGGTACATGGGCGCGTCGGGGGTCATCATCAGACCGGCCGCGCCCAGCACGGGCGCCACCTGGAACAGGACCACCGCCCGCAGGCCGGCGCGCGCGCCGAACAGGTCGCGGGCCAACAGGTACAGCGCCCCGGTGGTCGCCAGGCCCAGTGCCAGGGCGGGCAGCCGGAGCCACACCTCCGCGTCCCCCAGCGGCCGGACTATGGCCAGCAGCCACGCCACGAGCGGCGGGTGGTCCACGTAGCTCCAAGCGAGCCGTCTGGCCCACAGCCAGTAGTACGCCTCGTCGTGGAGCAGCGGCAGGCGAGCCGCGAGCACCGCCCGCAAGGCCGTCATGCCCACCACGAGCGCCACCACCCCGGCCATCGTCCCGGCGGGGAGGGGCCCCTGCGCCGGGGCGCGCCCGGGCTGGAGCCTCTGGGCCACGGCGCGGGCCGTTCCCGGCACCGCTAGCCCGTCCGCATGCGCGGGTCCAGGGCGTCGCGCAACCCGTCGCCGAACAGGTTGAACGCCACCACGGCGGCGATGATGAACACCCCAGGGAAGAGCAACCAGGGGGACAGCATCAACGTGGGCAGGTTCGACGCGGCCGTGAGCAGGTTCCCCCACGACGCGCACGGCTCGCGCACGCCGAACCCGAAGAACGACAGGGCCGACTCGCCGAGGATCGCCCCGGGGATGCCCAGCGTGGCCACCACGATGACCAGGGACGCGGTGTTGGGCAGGATGTGGCGGACGATGATGGGCAGGTCGTTCATGCCCGCGGCCTTGGCGGCCAGGACGTACTCCTGGGCCTTGAGCGCCAGCACCATGCCCCGAATCAGGCGCGAGAAGCCGGCCCAGCCCAGGAACGCCAGAATGACCGTGATGAGGTAGAACCGGGTAGTGCACCCCACGTGGGTGGGCAGCACCGCCGAGAGGGCCAGCAGCAGGTAGAAGCCCGGAAAGGCCATGATGATCTCGGCGGCCCGCATCATGAGGTTGTCGACCCGCCCGCCGTAGTAGCCGGCGATGCCGCCGTAGAGCATGCCGATGGGAATGGTGATGGCGGCGGCCAGCACGCCGATGGACATGGAGATGCGCGACCCGTACATGATCCGGCTGAACTGGTCGCGGCCCGACTGGTCGGTGCCCATGAGGAAGATCCGCGCCGGCGGATCCACCCCGAACAGGTGCCACGACGACGGGATGAGGCCGAACAGCCGGTAGGGCTCGCCCCGGACCAGGAACCGCACGTAGTACCGGCGGCTGGGGTCGGCCACGTACGTCCGCAGCCCGGGATCCTGCAGGGTGGTCAGGTGCACGAAGGGCCGCAGGCTCCACCCCCGGGCGTCCCGGAACGCGGGCACCGTCGGCGGGTGGAAGAAGCGTTCCCGATCGCTGAAGTCCAGACCGTACGGCGCGATGAACTCGGCCAGCAGCACGATGGTGTAGAGGACCGCCAGCACCGCGCCCCCGACCAGCGCCATGCGGTGCCGGCGCAGCTGCCGCCATGCCAGCTGCGCCGGCGTGCGCACCACCGCCGGGGGGGCCGCCGCCCGCGGCCGCCGCGCCGGTCGTCCCAGGTCGTGCGCCATCGTCGTCCTCGCGCGCCTCATTCGTATCTGATGCGCGGGTCGCTGTAGGCCAGCAGGACGTCGGCGATCAGGTTGCCGACGACCAGCATCACCGACCCGATGACCAGCGACGCCATGACCACGTACAGGTCCTTCTGGAGCACCGCCTCGACGATCAGCTTGCCCAGGCCGGGCCAGCCGATGACGTTCTCCAGGATCGCCGAGCCGCCCAGCAGGCCGCCCAGCTCGAAACCGAAGATCGTGATGAGGGGGTTGATGGCGTTGCGCACCGCGTGCTTGCTGAGCACGACGGGCTCGGGCAGGCCCTTGGCGCGGGCCGTGCGCACGTAGTCCTGGCGCAGCACCTCCAGCAGGTTGGCGCGCATCTGCCGCATGAGGCCCGCCACCGAGAACACTCCCAGCACCAGCACCGGCACCACCATGTGGTGGGCGACGTCCAGCACCTTCTGCCACCACGCCAGCTCGTCGAAGGCGATGCTGGTCATCCCGCCGATGGGGAGCCACCCGGTCCTGAACGCCCAGTAGAGCAGGAACAGCCCCGAGAAGAACGTGGGCGTGGAGATGCCCACGTACGCGGCGAACGACAGGGCGTTGTCCGACCAGCTGTACTGCCGCCGCGCCGCGTGGATCCCCAGCGGAATGGCGATCGCCCAGGCCACGGCCAGGGCCACGACGTTGAGCAGCAGGGTGTTGAACAGCCGCGAGCCGATCAGCCACATCACGGGCACGTGGTAGGCGAACGAGTAGCCGAAGTCCAGGCGCACCGCGTTCCACAGCCACTTGAGGTACTGCACGTGCAGGGGCTGGTCGAGGCCGAAGTTGCGGCGCATCTGCTCCACGGTCTGGGGGCTCACGATGGGGTTCAGGCGCATCTCGGCCAGGAAGTCGCCCGGGGAGAGCTGGATGATGACGAACGACACCAGCGTGATCCCCAGCAGCATGGGGATCATCTGGAGGAGGCGTCGGAGGATGTGCCGGAGCATCCCGTCCAGGCGCTGGCCTACGCCGGCTGCCGCCGGAGCCCGGGACCGCGCGAGCGGCGCCCGCGCCTAGCGGTACGGGGTCCGGTAGTAGATCGTCTCGATGTCATAGAACGCCAGCGGGCCGGGGCTGAAGTTGCCCAGGGTGTTGCGGAACGCCGGCTGGGTGAGCGGGGCGGCGGTGTAGATCACCGGCACGTACTCCGCCACGATCTCCTGCCAGCGGAAGTAGAGCTGCCGGCGCTTCTGCTGGTCGACGGTGGTGGCCGCCTGGTCGAAGAGGCGGTCGATCTCGGCCTCCCAGTCGGTGGCCGGCCGTTCCTGCTTGGGCCACCACATGTGCAGCGAGCCGCTGGACTTCCAGACGTTCTGCCCGTTGTGGGGGTCGAGGGTGCCGGTCAACCCCAGGATCATCGCCTCCCAGGCGAACGTGCCCGTGAGCTTGCCCACCAGGGTGTTGAACGCCTCGGGGGCGAAGACGACGCGCATGCCCAGCTTGGCCAGGTCCTGCCGGATGAGGTTGCCAATCGCCTCGCGGTCGGCGTTGCCAGCGTTGGTGGCGATGGTGAACTCGACGACGTTCCCCTGACTGTCGCGCAGCAGGCCGTCAGGCCCCCGGGCGAACCCGGCCTCGCGCAGGAGCGCCTCGGCCCGGGCCAGATCGTACGGGTACTTGCGCACGTTGGGGTTGAAGAAGAACGTGTTGGCGGGGCTCACCGGCCCGAACTGCGGCGTGGCCCGGCCCGCGTAGACCTGCCGCACGATCGCGTCCCGGTCGATGGCGTGGCTGACCGCCTGGCGGAACCGGACGTTCTGGAACCAGGCCAGCTTGGGCGGCCGTACCCCGGCGGGGTTCTGGTTGAACATCAGGAACTCGGTGCCAAACGCCGGGGGCCCGTCGAAGATGGTGAAGTTGTGCTGCTGCTGCATCGCCCGGAACTCGGCGTACTCCCGGGGCCGGGCGCCGTAGACGTCGGTCTCACGGGCCAGGAACTTCAGCCGGGCGGCATCCACGTTGGGCACGATCTCGATCACGAGCCGCGCCAGGTAGGGCAGGCGCTGCCCGCGCTTGTCCACCTTCCAGTACTTGTCGTTGCGCAGGTAGACGATGCGCTGCCCGGGCGTGTAGCTCTGCATCACGAAGGGCCCGTTGCCGATCAGCTCGCGCGGCGGCGTGTTGATGCCCCAGGCCCGGTTGAACTCCGCGGCGCCAGCCCGCAGCACGCCTTCCAGCCGGTGCTTGGGGAGCGGCGCGATGCCGCCCACCGTGCGCAGGAACGGCCCGAAGGGCTGGTGGGTGCGGAACTCCACAGTGTAGTCGTCGACCTTCCGGTACTGGATCCGCCTGCCGGCGATGGTGAGCACGTCAAGGTAGCTGGACTGTACCCCCGGGGTGAAGATCGCATCCAGCGTGAAGATCACGTCGTCGGCCGTCACGGGCCGTCCGTCGAACCACTGCACCCCCCGGCGGAGCCTGAACGTCCACGTGCGGCCGTCGGGGCTCGTGGTCCACGACTCGGCCAGATTGGGCTCGACCTCGGTGGTGATCCGGTTCGTCTCGGTCAGGCTCTCGAACAGGTAGCCCAGCGGCACGGTGGACGAGGTCTCCTGGGCGACGACGAGGTTGAACGTCCGGGGGTCGGAGATCGACGTGACCACGAACGTCCCCCCGGC is a window encoding:
- a CDS encoding peptide ABC transporter substrate-binding protein; protein product: MTRSRLPRALALVAVVALALGLGVPGAGAQPRRDTVVIGMAQEPDGLIMDFWSMAAGRAVTNSVFTDMVGYNDKWELIPGTVQKIPTLKDGDWQLLPGNKMKVTFKLKRGFTWHDGRPYTALDVSWTYLMLRNPRTPTVSRFVLRKIDNVLAPDPYTVVVQWNERYPFANVNPIGASLIYPRHVMERDYLRDPASLRNNRMARAPIGNGPYKFVEWVPGSHITLEAYDKYPEGPPKIRRQVWRFILDSTVLQANVIANQVDVTETNNFSLEQMLEIERRNPQQKTYYTPALIWEHIDLNLDNEWLKDKRVRQALAHAINREELSQKLFYGKQPVAHTWLPERHEGYNAAVRKYAYDPARARQLLAEAGFTPGPDGILRDSRGQRVEMSIMTTAGNAVREQIQQILKEQLRAVGIDLRIDNRPASVLFGQVTARRQFPHMVMYAWLQQPITTGYTLWHSSQIPSAQNNWEGQNYPGWRNAENDRLLEQINTEIDAAKRVQLLKRQQEIWVDELPSIPLYFRLALNTAHARLSPIKPTGLSGTYINWNSKDWVWSQ
- a CDS encoding helix-turn-helix domain-containing protein, with translation MLTVEEVARYLQLNRLTVYRYIRTGMLPASRIGKVYRIRLDDVERFLEARKVGQAPGPSAGAAEAPRAGGRAPVAVRRVSVADEEIAVGPPRVERPAGREGRLLDDDPLEVLLRGLH
- a CDS encoding glycosyltransferase family 39 protein — its product is MPGTARAVAQRLQPGRAPAQGPLPAGTMAGVVALVVGMTALRAVLAARLPLLHDEAYYWLWARRLAWSYVDHPPLVAWLLAIVRPLGDAEVWLRLPALALGLATTGALYLLARDLFGARAGLRAVVLFQVAPVLGAAGLMMTPDAPMYLAWTVALRLVWGALAGRRRWWGGAGVAMGVAMLSKLYAVTLGAGVLAYLLAADRAWLRRRGPYLAAAVAALALSPVVAWNIAHDWAAVRFLVHYRREIGAPPGTGAYWRLLTQHLPLVLFMLPAFAWALWAAWARRADRRWAFLFWTALPAAVAPLLVAPFGAARGHWMGPAYLGLAVALAALWRPWVTGLVLANATMLAAFAAVVLLPWGPPVPGAREFYGWKEVGKRVAAEAATLGERAVVVADRYQVAAQLAYHTRERFPALLLPDAIPGSIWPPVDAYVGRPGVVVTYAPDRFSLERCLDGITETSPVVVTLKGHRVQEFRVFTFRRLRACR
- a CDS encoding ABC transporter permease: MAHDLGRPARRPRAAAPPAVVRTPAQLAWRQLRRHRMALVGGAVLAVLYTIVLLAEFIAPYGLDFSDRERFFHPPTVPAFRDARGWSLRPFVHLTTLQDPGLRTYVADPSRRYYVRFLVRGEPYRLFGLIPSSWHLFGVDPPARIFLMGTDQSGRDQFSRIMYGSRISMSIGVLAAAITIPIGMLYGGIAGYYGGRVDNLMMRAAEIIMAFPGFYLLLALSAVLPTHVGCTTRFYLITVILAFLGWAGFSRLIRGMVLALKAQEYVLAAKAAGMNDLPIIVRHILPNTASLVIVVATLGIPGAILGESALSFFGFGVREPCASWGNLLTAASNLPTLMLSPWLLFPGVFIIAAVVAFNLFGDGLRDALDPRMRTG
- a CDS encoding ABC transporter permease, which translates into the protein MLRHILRRLLQMIPMLLGITLVSFVIIQLSPGDFLAEMRLNPIVSPQTVEQMRRNFGLDQPLHVQYLKWLWNAVRLDFGYSFAYHVPVMWLIGSRLFNTLLLNVVALAVAWAIAIPLGIHAARRQYSWSDNALSFAAYVGISTPTFFSGLFLLYWAFRTGWLPIGGMTSIAFDELAWWQKVLDVAHHMVVPVLVLGVFSVAGLMRQMRANLLEVLRQDYVRTARAKGLPEPVVLSKHAVRNAINPLITIFGFELGGLLGGSAILENVIGWPGLGKLIVEAVLQKDLYVVMASLVIGSVMLVVGNLIADVLLAYSDPRIRYE
- a CDS encoding ABC transporter substrate-binding protein, encoding MASRRFLVMLVAATVVLTPAAARSGAAPGLTAPKVVEAPDIGRAGGTFVVTSISDPRTFNLVVAQETSSTVPLGYLFESLTETNRITTEVEPNLAESWTTSPDGRTWTFRLRRGVQWFDGRPVTADDVIFTLDAIFTPGVQSSYLDVLTIAGRRIQYRKVDDYTVEFRTHQPFGPFLRTVGGIAPLPKHRLEGVLRAGAAEFNRAWGINTPPRELIGNGPFVMQSYTPGQRIVYLRNDKYWKVDKRGQRLPYLARLVIEIVPNVDAARLKFLARETDVYGARPREYAEFRAMQQQHNFTIFDGPPAFGTEFLMFNQNPAGVRPPKLAWFQNVRFRQAVSHAIDRDAIVRQVYAGRATPQFGPVSPANTFFFNPNVRKYPYDLARAEALLREAGFARGPDGLLRDSQGNVVEFTIATNAGNADREAIGNLIRQDLAKLGMRVVFAPEAFNTLVGKLTGTFAWEAMILGLTGTLDPHNGQNVWKSSGSLHMWWPKQERPATDWEAEIDRLFDQAATTVDQQKRRQLYFRWQEIVAEYVPVIYTAAPLTQPAFRNTLGNFSPGPLAFYDIETIYYRTPYR